tattattatatccaCTAGGCCCTTAAATTGGGATTACCATTTTTCGAAGGGACATCAGAATTACTATTAATTTTTCCTTGTCCAAAAGCAGAGCTAACCGAATCCCCAAACAAATTAGGGTTCTTGTTAACAATTCCAATCCCAGAACGATTACCTGCTCAAGGACCCGATGAGGTCCAGCTCTTTCCCAAAATGTCACCCACCATGGAACTGGGTCCAGATAACCTGGAATGGCTTCATTCGGGACGAGTTGGTGGGTGACGATTTGTTGGGTTGCCAAGCGGGATTTGATTGTACAGTAGATGAATCAGATGAAAATGAAGATAGGGTTTTGATCTTTTGGTCATTGAGGGATTTGAGTTGATCTGAgattttgcccaagcccggcccagcccgaccagtttttaattaaaattaaaattaaaattaaaattattttttaataaaattaaaactaattgttattaaaattaattgttagtaaaattatcaaattattaattgtattaattgttgtaataaaatctaacatttgattagtaaatttatcaaattattaattgtattaattgttgtaacaaaatctaacatttgattagtaaaacaaacttgatgttttattattattattttgtaacactagttaaggaaatgaaagtaaaaaacttaaaataaaaactattatattttaaaataaaatatatatatttaatattttttgggcGGGCCGGCAAAAAATCTTGCTGAGGCCTGCcctttttaaacgggcctaaaattttgctcaagcccatatttcgggcctatatttttacccaaaccctcccatatttcgggcaggccgtcgggctgggccgggcggcccggcccatggacaggtctaatctGAGGCCAAGATTGAAGGTTCAACGAAGCTGATGAACTATAGTGTACCTTTGGCgttaactgtaacaccccaaaagtCGTTACAgtttgaaagtttgaaaaattgagattttatcatcaataaagtgaaataaaataaataaataaataaaggaaataaagtgataaaagggagagaagttgaattatattaattaaaaatttgattaagaagTATATTACGATGTATTGATTCAAGTAAgggctaaagtgtaaatataaaaaacttgaagagtcattaatgtaaatattttaaaggcgAAATGATAACcaagaaaaatgaatgaattaagaccaaattaaataagtaGAAAAGTATGAGGGATTCAATGGAGGAATTTTGAAAGATCACGAGTAAATAATCATTAGTTAGAAAAATAATGTTGAAGGGTAATGACAATGTTGACGATATCttagtaatattttttaaatacagaAACAAAACAAAGGATCTGCGTAGTGCTTAAGGCTGGTCTAAGTATTTAGAATCATTTTTTCAAAGCAATGTTACCCAACCTCATAATTTCCACCCCTAAAAGAACCCGCACCCGATTCATGtgttaaacatatatttaaaaatagatacaAGGACCCGATCCAACAAAAATCCTCCAAATATACAAAAACATACTCGTATCATACACTTACCTGTCCATATAAGATTTCAACCAACATTGATGCAAATGTTCATATTTCCCAACTTTCATAAATATGCTAGATAAACATGTATGAACTCATCACCATCAAACAAGATATATGTCAACCAATAGCATTTTACTCTAAAAGTCTCCTAAATCAAGGAAAAGCCCAGACCAACACGGTGAACCTAAGAAAGGGAAGAAGATGTAGATGGCGGTGGTGATCGGTTTCTTGTTACCATAGTCTCGAAAAGGTTATCTTCTTATATGCCTATCACCACGTCCTCGAACTCTGCTGCCGCTGGATGGCTGCACCGAGCTTGTATATTGTGGTCTATGAATGACTTTCCCATCAACAAACAAATCACCTGATAATCAATCCATCaagaaaagagaataaatttGTTGAGAATGGGAATTTCTATGGCTATAAGCAACAAACATAATCTTTTAACTCCTGAATTCTTTAAACTACCCACCTCCATAATCTTTGTTCGGAACATCGAGATACGAATCCGGTAAAACCCAGAGTACATGAGGTAACCCTATAGAAACATAATGTCAATTGTATGAAAAAGATTGATTTTAGAACAAAGTGGCAGGCTCATCAATGATAAGTTCAAAACCACTCACAAAAACAAATGAGACTaacaatttagaaattttaaaacctaaaagtACCGTGGAGGCCCTTGTACTAAGAGTCGGATTATATTTTGCCCCCTTTACTTAGAAAATGGGCAAGTTAGTCCacgtatgttagatcaaagagcaaattagtcattcTCTTGAGAATTATAGGGGCTAGTTTGCTATTTTTTGAGTAGAAAAAGGCAAAATATAATCCAACTTCTGCGCACTTCAAAACAATTGGGGAATGAGGGGGAACCGTTTAAACCCtaataaaatagtataaaaagaaataacattGGGagatttaaaaccctaaaacagcTAATAAAACATCACATACAATGAAAATCACTGTTAATTcttactctctcttttttttttttctgaaaaccCATTGCTTCAGAAAACGCAATTCTTCCTCCAAGTACACtaaaaaaagaggaagaaagaaagaaaaccatgtaaaccttaaaccctaataaatgagaaatgaaattaCCTTTAACTTTATAAGACAACTCCTCAGAAATCAAAGCACCAAACCCAGTATACCTCGTTGTACAAACAGAGTATATTCTCTTTTTTGCTTCCTCTTCACTACAAGATTagaacaaacaaaaaagaaaaataaaacccaattCTCAAATTCCCGGAAACCCcccaaaattaatgaaatttgaaggaattgttattatttaaaaacctGCCGACAACAGAAGCGAGGGTTTTAACGTAGGCATCGATCATTTCTTCTTCGGAAGGTTTTGGGTCTTCTGGGAATTCCAAAACGATAAGCCAATGCTCATAATCACAGCCATCGAGGAGAATCGTTTCTTTCGGCGGTCGGTTACTCCAGTTAGGAGATGGATCGTTCAAAGGCGAGTAACCGGACGCGGATGTCTTGGTTCGGGTCTGGATTTTGGTTGCTTGGGGGGTAAAAACTGGGGTTTTGTTGAGGAGAGCAACTGTGAGGCGAGAATGGGaaggaaaggaagaagaagaagagagggCGCGGCTTAGAAGGGTTGATAGAGATCGTCGGGCATTGACGGAAGCCATTTTCCGGCAACGCTGGTTCTCTCTGATAATAAGCCTTGTTTCTTCGACGCTACTAGATTGTGACTATAATGTAGGTCACCGGTTCCAACGATTTATTGTTAAAAGAAAggaatttttcgaaaaaataaataatagataaaaaaaatcagaaaattaaaaaaattgaaaaaattataaactcattaATGCCATAAAAAACCAATTATGCGTTACAAACCCTAACCTTTTTAGTTTAAAGCTTATATGTATAGCTGTTCAAGGGCCCGGCCCAAGTATAATAATTTTTGCATTTCAGTCCGGTCCGATTGAATAGAATtcaatttacataaaaaaaatatttttagtttaaatttaaataattataattataatcttTATATTACACGTGGATTTAgtcattgtatttttaaaaatttaaaatttcagttttgattgaaataataatagttaaattcttgttaggttaaaatatatcattagtTCTTAtactctttataaatttaaaattttgtctttataattttatttataggaattttgaaaatataagacttatgacttattttaattttttttaaagtattagaACCAAATTCTTACGTAAAGCAAAATAAACTATATTcataattataccaaaattttacAGACAATTggaattcatattttttttgaatgcATTACAAAATACTCTCTAAACCCTATATTGGCTAAGATGTATTCACAACATTACCATGGTACTGTACACTAGCTCCACTACTTTCTATCCTTTTTTACCCTGTGATTTTGAATGCCATGCGCCGCCCTAACGGCACGGCGGAGGATTTTGTAACCCAATGTAGGAAACCTTGGCATTAGTACAATTAGATTCGAAAGGCTGTTGGTCACGTGGTGGACCGACGTACTGTAAGTCGATATTATTCATTTGAATGCCTTCACAAGGATTCGATTTACTGCAAAGGAATTGTACCGCAACTTTGCTTATTGAAGTTCCCTTGATGTTCACAAATCGAACGTCGCTAATACTCACTTTcgatgtctttttttttttcgtataATACGCAACAAAAAAGCGAAACCAAAAagctcaaaattttagttttccgAACGGGGAAATTGGTATTTGTTAATTTGGGAGAATAAGTTTAAGTTACCTGAGTACTACGTCTATTTCCGTATTCTTGGTCTATGATAATAGGGTTCTTGACTCGATTCATAATTAGGTCTGTGAAAAATATGCTCGAAGCTTTACTAGGGGAATCGGTTTTGTATGTTTTGATTCGAACCCCGTTTGTTGTGTCTGTTAGCGAGCTGTTTGTCACGACGATCTTATTAACATCTGCCTCGTCATCGTAATGGCCGAGACTACCAACACTGTCAATGATTATAGATGAGCAAACCTTTGAGTATGCAAAATTAACCAGTCTAATGTATAGGTGGGTGCAGTA
The window above is part of the Gossypium raimondii isolate GPD5lz chromosome 9, ASM2569854v1, whole genome shotgun sequence genome. Proteins encoded here:
- the LOC105800724 gene encoding multiple organellar RNA editing factor 3, mitochondrial; this translates as MASVNARRSLSTLLSRALSSSSSFPSHSRLTVALLNKTPVFTPQATKIQTRTKTSASGYSPLNDPSPNWSNRPPKETILLDGCDYEHWLIVLEFPEDPKPSEEEMIDAYVKTLASVVGSEEEAKKRIYSVCTTRYTGFGALISEELSYKVKGLPHVLWVLPDSYLDVPNKDYGGDLFVDGKVIHRPQYTSSVQPSSGSRVRGRGDRHIRR